DNA sequence from the Scyliorhinus torazame isolate Kashiwa2021f chromosome 19, sScyTor2.1, whole genome shotgun sequence genome:
ACTATTATACAGCACAAAATTCCCCCTCGGACACATCCACAATTCCCCAATAGTTCAGTAGGTTTATTAATTGAGTAGCTGAATCATACAGACTTGGAAGGTTTTAGTTTGAGGTATCTCCTCTCAACAAATGTGGTGCTGGGGCTTCCTATAATAGGCCTGGACTGTGGCGAGGATAATAAGCCTGTTCTTCTGCACTACCTTGGAGCTCCTTTACTACTGGAAAGCTGCTAACAAAGGTGAATGAGGCCCAGAGACTAATTTAAGAAATAGATGGATCCGTTAATGGTAGCTGGTAGGATTTATACTCTATATTGAAGGGTATCTTGGTCTGAGCTGATCCCTGTGACTCAGCTAGGAGTACTGACCCAAGAAGTAACTAAAACTGTCTTTCTAATCCAAGATAATGTGAATATTGACAGTTTAGAAGGATATAAAGGCATTGGAGAGGTTGCAGAGAAGAAATGTAAGGGAATACATATCAAGAAAGGATTGACAggatggatgtttcctcttgaattaatagaggtctttaaaattatgaaaagttTGATAGCGTGGATACAGAGAGATGTGAGGAAGCGCAATGACTAGAGACCATGGATATAAAATAGTCGCCAAGAAACCCATTAAGGAATTCAGAGAAACCTCTTCACCTAAAGAGTGATAAGAATGTGGAAATCGGGAGCACAGCAAGTGGCTGAAGTGAATAGCGTAGCTGTATTTATAGGGAAACCAGACAAGTATTTGAAGGAGAAAGGAATGGATGGTTACAATGGTAGATCTAGGTGGGAAATGATGGGAGaaggctcaagtggagcataaacagGCATGAACTGTTTGTGTcaagtggcctgtttctgtgccatatatcCTATGTAGTCCAACGTGAGATGAGTGCTTTTAGCATGGGCTAAAACGGCAGCAGTATGTCAGTGGTATCGCTCTTCTAAGACCTTTTAGAAGAAGGCTTTTGGGTCAAATCCCATATGGGAAATTTGTGTAACCAATAGGTTAATGCTTCAGTGCATAAGTGAGAGTTTGTCAGAGCTGTCGTCACTCTGCTCCAACTCTTTGCCATTTCAAGTGAGTGTGAAATATCTCACAGCACTggtcaaagaagagcagggaagtcttctgggtgtcctggccaacatttatcccctcAACCAGCATATCTAtatcagattatctggtcaattatcggagtgctgtttgtgggatcttgtcaTGTGCAGAGAGACTGCCTTGCCTCCTTAAATTGTAACAGTTACCAAGACTCTGAATTGTTTACAATGTCCTGAGGTTGTGTAAAGTGCTGGAAAATTGTGTCCACAATGTGATGTTGTTTACAGTGTTTAATCAGTGAGTATGCCAAAGTTTATTTATCGTGCTGTGGTATTTACCGATTTACCCAGTAGTCAAGTGTCTGGCAGTCTCTTCAAATTATGAAGTTTTGAAATATTGAATTTTCTGTCGTGTACAACTTTTGCCTTCCACAAACTAAAATATTTTACCAACAGTGCCTTAAAGATCATTGATGTTCGTGAGATCATTAGTAAATGCTCAAAGGAGACGGGGCACCATTGCGGCCCAGTTCAGAGCCATTATCATTTATAATTAGTTCTGTAATTCACACTTTCACCTTGAATTTTGTGACCTTGCAAATCAGCTAAAGGCGTAAAGTCAGCATTAAATGCTTTCTGAAAGCCAATATGCTTAATGTCCAATAATTTTCTATGGCATGGCTTACTATTCGTAAAGCCACATTTGTATAGATATCTTGCCTTTTCTGGACACTATAGCAGGGGTCTGTTAAACAGTTTAAGCCTTTTTATAGGTCTGATTTGTGTTGCTTTGTTGATTTTTGTGACATGTGGAAACAGTATCATGTGGATCGCCTTGCGTAAATCTAGAGTAGCCGTTTGACCATTTGAAACTTAATTGGATCTACAGAGATCAAGTTCTTGAACCAGTACAACTTCCTTTGCCCCACATGTAGAAAAAGAAAATACAATATTTTTTGATTATTTTACAGATGTGGAATCGACTTCAGTTCTATTGAATATGATGAAGCAGCAACCGCTCTCCCTCTGCGAGATCTGATGTCAGAAACTCCATTTCCATCAAATCTGCTTGCACTGGGACGTTCTGGTGAGATTCTTATTTCCAACTCAAAGACAACCCCTATCTAGGTACTTCCTAATTTTAAAACCTCTATGGTTTGCACTGTTCAATATTTATGCTTCAAACTTATACACCCAAAATTGGGAGTGTTTTGTTAGCAGCTATTTAAAATAATTTTTCCAATTTTTGATCTTTTACGGCTTCATTCTGCTTAATTACTTTGAATTTTTCAATCTCAATTTCTCAAACTTTTTAACCATTAAGTGAGGTTAGATACGAAATAGATAGTCTTGTAAACTCATTTGTTCCAAGCCTGCTGTCAAGTTTAGAAAATCCGTTCAGTCCAAATGAAATAAAAGGACAGTGGAAAAAACTCTTTTTCCAAACTTGATAAATGCCTTTAAGTCTTTGAAATTAGAGATTTAACTGTAAAATAACATGGTTTCATTTCTCTAAAACTGCCCTGTGAATACTAAATATAATGCTTCCCCTCTAATGGAATAAATAAAGCATAACTACAGGTGTAGTAATATCAGACCTGCTCAATTTGAGGATGAGATTCAATCAATTGCATGCTTTAGGTAGCAGGTTTACTGACTGCCTGGGTGTAAAGTAACAGAAACCATGATGGTAGACCAGCCAAAAAGGCTATAGTCAATGCAAATAGACACAGGAAGTTATGCATAGGGAATATGTTTATTAATTGTTAGATTGCGTGCACATTTTTGTAGAACTTTCTTTGTCATCAGATAATATGTTTATTCATTTTAATATCTTTATTTGTGGGGAGAAGTTATTGTAGCGGTAATGACActcaactagtaatccagaggtcaaagagaaaatgctgaaaaatctcagcagtctggcagcatctgtagggagagaaaagagctaatgtttcgagtccagattaccctttgtcaaagctggatatggggtcatctggactcgaaacgttagctcttttctctccctacagatgctgccaaacctgctgagattttccagcattttctctttggtttcagcatccgcagtaatttgcttttacccagcAATCCAGATGTCCCAGTTCATGGGATACGGGTCACACCTCACAATGCTCTTTGGTggaaatgaataaatgaataacaatctggaattgaaagctggtctcggtaatggtgaccatcACAACTACGATTGGTGTACAACccctctggttcgctaatgtcctctcgggaaagaaatctgccatccttacctggtctagtctacacatgactccagacccacaataatgtggttcactcttaactgtTCTCTGCCCAGCaggccgctcagttcaagggcaatcaagggcaacaaatgctggcctgaagAAAATAAATTAAAATTTCTATCCAGCCCTTGAGTAAATATATTCAATTTGCATTCATACAGCACTCAGGCATGTCTTTTAAATGTTAGTGTTTTGCATAGATTGCACTATTTTGAATAGGTGTGGCTCCTGCCATGGACATGCACAGCAGGATTTCGCACACACAAAGGACTTGAATGCCCAAAGGAAGAATGTAGGCTAGGACACAGACCATTTACCTGTCCCTTTTCAAATAGCATGTATAATCTTGTGCTCATATGAAAAGGCTGGTATGATATCAACTTAGCATAACCCAATATTGCCATGCACTTTTGATACTGCACTTCAGTGTCACCCTAGATAATGCTCTGAAGTATTAGTTCGCTATTAGAATCTGCAGACTTCCAACCAGAGACAAGGGAACTAACAAGTCTCCCAAGAACACAATTGTGTTCAGAAGGCAGGTTAACAAAATTGGATAAATAAGCATTACTGTATTGATTTCTTTTCGAGGGCATAATGGTGTAATGCATTAGCAAATAGTAATTTCACCTTTAAGACATAGGTTTTCCTGTTCCAGCTACTAGTGATGGAGTTTCCTCTCTTTGCCAGATGCATTTGTCCTAGGTGAATTAAGTTTGCGAAATGTCAATCCAGTTCCTAAAGGGCATGTTCTTACATTGCTAAACTGCTCTTAAATTAGCAATGTCACTCAACACAAAGATGGGTGATGTGAGTAGGAAGTTGGAATGCTCTACTGAGATTGAGTTTAAGCAACTGATACGGATCTATCATTGACTGTATCTAACCTGGAGAGTTTGAAGTAAGAAAGTGTTTCTTTCCCAACACTGATATCCCATGCTATGCCGCGCATGCACCCACCCCCACCTACTCTTGCTGTCTGAAGCTCCTTTTTGCCATGAGTTGGGAATGAGAAATAGAACTTTGAGGGATTCTTTATAAAACTAACAAGTTTCCTTTTGTAGTGTTTTAAAGTTAATCAGCAAGTGGGCATTTTCTCAGTTTATAAAATAGCTTTCAGTAAAGTAACAATATTATAATGCTTGCATCAGGAGACCATAATTGATTGAATGCTATTTATTTTTATCCAGTTCATTTTCCTGGAAAGAAGTGTGCACTTGCAGGCACCAGAGGCGGTGGAGAGAAAAAGAATATATCTGGAGCATCTGGTAGTACTAATGCAGGGAATAATGAAGCTTCTCAAGGCAGAAGAAGATCAATGCGTATCAGCAAAGCAGAAAAATTGGACAAATCTGCCAGCTCTACTCAAAAGCCTCAGTCAAGCCCAGGTACCTCAGTTCCTAAAACATCTCCAGAATGTGGAGGAACTCCACCTAAAAGAGGTGGAAAGCAAAAGGCAAAAAGGAAATCTGAGACAGAACAAAGCAAAATTCCTCCTGATAAAAAGAAAACCAGAGTTACTCGTAGTTCCTATAAGCAATCTAGTTCTAGTAGTTCCGACCCAAATGATAGTCCCTTTGTCAGTGAAACTGAATATCAGCCCCAACCGCCTAATGAAAAGCTGTTGACAAACCTGGATAATAGTGATGCAAGCCAAGTATCACCTGATGATTGTGGTGAATGCATTACATCAATGACGGACAATGAGGAAGAAAATAACGAAAAGGAACGTGATTGTGGCGAATACATTACATCAATGGAGAAGGATAATGAGGAAGAAAATAATGAAAAGGAATGTGATTGTGTAGAAAATAAAAACTCTTCTGTCAATGAAGAAAACTGTGCAGCAATCACTGACCAGATTAATATTGAAGACTCAGGAAACTCACATCTTTCGCCTACTGATGATAAAAATTGTGGAAGTAGTGTGGAAAATACCTCAGGAAACTCCACGGATCACAGCGACAAAGAAACGTTTGCAAATGAACAGAGTAGTTCAAAAAATGGAATTTGTTCTCTCAGTGAAGATGCAACCTCTGTTGATGTGACTAATAGCGATCAAGGCATTGGTGAGATAAAATATCTTGGAAGCCCATCAAATGAAGATTGGACTGAAATGGAAAATAAAGCACTTGTAGAAGGTCAAAATCCTGAAAAATATGAAACAGTAGAATTTACAGAAACAATGGAGAATTCTGAACCCGTACCTGCTTGTGAGGGTAATACACCGTCAAATGAAGATAGTGCTGAGATGGAAAATAAGGCACTTGTAGAAGATCAAAATCCTGAACAATATGAAACAGTAGAACTAACCGAAACAATGGAGAATCCTGAACAAGTACCTGCTTGTGAAGGTAAAATCGAAAAGCAGTCACCTGTTAAAAGTCCAGAACAAAGTGCTGTCAGTACCCCCCCCAAAAGTAAAATGTCTTCAGAGAGTATCATTTCTGAGCAATTGAAGGAAATGGAATCTGCAGAAGTTAAAGATGGTTCAGATGAAGAAAACCATACATCTGACTGTAAAAGTGACATTGCTGGAGAGTCATTTGTTGAAGTTCCTGGAAAATCCATGGACAATAGTGACCTGGTGAGCAAAATGTCTTTAAAGAATATCAACCCTGAGATATTCAAAAAAATGGGACCTCTGAAGGTTTTGTGTGTGGAGAAAACATCTGATTCTAAAAGTTTTATTGTCCAACAGTACGCAGAAACTCCCGAAATATTTATGGAGAATAACAACTCAAAGAGTGAAAAAGCCTCCGAGGATATAAAAACTGAGCAATTTGAGATGGGCTCCACAAAGGCTATAGGTGTACCTGAGCAGATATCAGATTGTAAGACTGATACTGGTCAGCAGTCATCGGTTCAAGATCCTGGTAAGTTCATGGAGAATGACAACTTGAAAGGTGAATTCAGTTTTGGGAATATTAAAGCTGAGCAATTTGAGATAGACCTGGAGCAAGGTTTAAGTAAACCGTCACCAGCACCTGATAGTAAAAATGATATTGACCAGCCATTATCCGATCACAGAGCTAGAAACATTTCACAGGGTGAAAGCTTAAAAAGAGTAATCTCAGATGAACCTGATCACAATCAGATGACTGCAGAGATCCATGAAGCCTCTGATGATAAAAGGACCAAATCTGCATTGTTTAGTGATGGGACGGGCAGTAGTAGTGCTGTGGACTTTAATGCAGACAACACTGAAGTCGTGGCTATGGAATGCGATTCACCCATCAATGACCACCAAGTGTCAGAAGGTGAACATGAATCTCAAAAAACATCAAAAGTAAATGAAGTCAGTTCTGCTTTCTCTGTTGGTGCTGATCACACAATCTTGATGCCAGATAGCACTGTTGAAAATACCAACAAAGAGAGCGCAGTGCAAGGACCTCCTGAAATTGAACTTAAGAAAAACGTAGAACTGAAAGGAATAGATGTGCCACGTCGCAAATCTAGATTCCATGCCGCAACCACAACTTGGTCTCCAGAAAGGGAAAGAAAAGTAGAACAAAAGAGATCCAGGTCCAAGTCGCTAGAACGTTCCGGGTCTGGATCCAGATCACAACGAAAGTCCCGGTCCCAGTCACGGGGCCAGTCTGTGTCCAAATTGCGAGGAAGGTCCAGGTCGCGAGGACGGTCCCGCTCCAGGTCGCGAGGGCGGTCCGTCTCCAGATCGCGAGGGCGGTCCGGCTCCAAGTCTCGAGGGCGGTCCGGCTCCAAGTCGCGAGGGCGGTCCGGCTCCAAGTCGCGAGGGCGGTCCGGTTCCAGATCGCGGGGACGGTCCAGGTCCAGATCACGAGGACGGTCAAAATCAGGAGGAAGATCCAGCTCCAAGTTAAGGGGAAGATCCAGGTCCAGGTCAGGAGGTAAAGACCATCATAGTCATTCAGACAAGCCTGTACTTGAAAGAAATCGTTCAAAAGGAGATGACAGTGACCGAAGCAACCAAGCTTCTCCATCCCCCAGAAAAAAATCCAGGTctcccagtaaagagagagacaagGAAGAGCCCTCAAGTGAAGTTGAGAAGAGGGAAGCTGAAGCAGAAAGAGGAAGAAAAATTAGAGTACGCTCTAGGTCAAGATCTAGATCCAGAAAAAGATATGATTCTGGAGACAAAGAAGAGCAAGTTAGTTTTTCTCCAGGAAGAAGAGACCGATACATGGATGACAACTGGAGAAATATTCGAGGAAAGGAGAGACCCAGAATGAATGACCGGGGAAGACCAAGAGGATATGATAGATTCAGGAATGATAGTAGGAGTAGAGAATTTCCACAAACTAACAGATACCCAGATGAACAGTCAACTCTAAGTACTAATGAGTATATAGATGACAGGAATCCTGATTGGGTGATGGAACAATTGCAGGCACCTTCTGATGTCAGTATGAGAGAAAATGAATACAGGAATGATGTCAAATGGGAAGAAAATAGATACGAAAGGGATGATTCTTGGGGTAATAGGAACTTTGGTTGGAAACGTGGTCGTGGACATTTTCGGGGAGGCTCCTTTCATGGTGACCAAAGCGAACTGCCATGGCAGAACCGACGGCCAAACTTCTCAGGCGAGCAAAATAATTCCGGGAAATACCAAGGAACTGGACCCCGTAGGTATAACGACCACCAGCAAAATAGATGGCGAGGGCGAGGTGATTCAAATGCATCTTCTGAAGTCCGTGACCGTTCTGGATGGTCCTCTTTCTCCAGTTGGAATGCAAGGAAAACTCTGCCAGCAGATGTCCAAAATTACTACGCCAATAGGGGAAGGCAGGCTTCAAGTGCGCAGTCCAGCTGGCGAGGGCCTGAGGAGGAACAGTACCAGGCTCCGGCAGAGCAAGGTATGTATTTTTGTTATAGATTACTTTTTGAAAACTTCAAAAAACCTCTTGAAATGTTGTGTGGTGCTAGTTATGTTAATTATTGTTATAACTGCTGAAGTGTGTTTTTGGAGAAAATGTTGCtggttgctttttaaaaaaaaaattaagactCTTTATCAAACACCATATTTACAATTTATGAGCAAGAATAAAATGAAAATTGAAACTTGACTTTGTTTTCTACAAAGGAACATGATTTCTGTAGCTTTTGGTGACAAGGGATTTGCTGTTATTTTTAATGCTGACTGCAAAATATTGTCTTTCCTGAATTTTAACTTACGAAGTGTTTGATCAAGGAAATAAATCTATTTTTCAGAATCACACAGGATTGTTACCTTCAGTAAATGGGTACTACATTTGAATAATTAATCTTAATAATTTTAAAGAAAAGAACATGCCAAGAACACACACAGTTTGAGTAAACAATTATAATGGTTTTCCAACCAGTAACACACCATGGCTGAGATGGATAAGATGGCTGGTTTGACAGTCTCGTGCAAATTATAGTTTTTAAAAGCCAGATGTCATTTTAACCGTTAGTGTTTTTTGATAATTATCTTTATTTAAGTAGAATTGGTATTCAGTAACTTTGTATTTTATGCTATTTCTAGAGCCCTAAAAAAGCCTTATTTGTTACTGATTTTATAGTGCATGAATTTGTCCTATATAGGATCATTTTGAAGATTTTTTCCCCATGTGGCAAATAATTTTGCAAATCAATATGCTTTTTCCCAGTAATCTACTTGTAAACTGTGAAAGAGTTTAAAGAATTTGTTTGAAAGTAGGCCTGTGGCTTTATGGTTTTCAGATGAAGCTATTAAGACGTTGTTGAAATGATTAGATCAAACTTCTTTGGATCCATTCCTTTGAGTTATCAAAAGCCATCGGTTCACAACTCTTGTGTAGAACAAATAAAAAGGATCAAGAGTGGTTTAGATGCAATCTAAAAGCAATATGTAAGCTGTATGAATGCTGGATTATTTCCAAAGCTTCATTTTTGAATTCCTATCAAATAATTTTGAAATTAATGCCTAAAGCGGTTTTCCTTCAGTGGCCAGTCATTCTTTTGCTATTGAGACAATGGTGGAAACGTAGTCCCTGAGAATGacaaaacacattttaaaaaaatctttcactAGTTACTCACTGAGGATGAAGAGAAACCAGGAAGTGGGAAAAAGTTGGAACGCTTGATCTATAAGACCTAATTCAAAGTAAGCCCATACTGATGGAATGAAAATttgatacatacatacatagattcatagaagataggagcaggaggaggccttttggctcttcgagcctgctctgccattcatcacgatcatggctgatcatccaactcaatagcctaatcctgctttctccccatagcctttgatcccattctccaagtgctatatccagtcgcctcttcaatatattcaaatttttagcatcaactacttcctgtggtaatgaattccacaggctcaccactgtgacgaaatgtctccttatctctgtctgaaatggtttaccctgaatcctcagactgtgacccctggttctggacacacccatcattggtaacatcctgcatctaccctgtctagtcctgttagaattttataagtctctatgagatccccccttattcttctgaactccagcgagaacaatcccaacttagacaatctctcctcatatgacagtcccgccattcctggaatcagcctggttaacctttgctgcactccctcaagagcaagaacatccttcctcagagaaggagaccaaaactgtgtac
Encoded proteins:
- the scaf11 gene encoding uncharacterized protein scaf11 isoform X1; this encodes MGRKTLTGSAAAPEKDEDLEGGENDQECADNGVFAPTTGQIDWCPICLNHFVEQEVAVPESCSHIFCLRCILAWAEKRGCCPIDRKPFSVIYQQANIKSNAKLPMKQSFSKDSREQKEDSNEEHCHSVTRGDIVLNDGLCTCLTGKCERNCAAWQQTEFCEIQSVLIMTCDKRNRTSKKSKNKINRKTCYQLCVRNDLNSFCPQYEKSEMSHSQAEDCTEFVDMYEISPLIRQKRRGPESLRLLWRAASTALTTGILRCGIDFSSIEYDEAATALPLRDLMSETPFPSNLLALGRSVHFPGKKCALAGTRGGGEKKNISGASGSTNAGNNEASQGRRRSMRISKAEKLDKSASSTQKPQSSPGTSVPKTSPECGGTPPKRGGKQKAKRKSETEQSKIPPDKKKTRVTRSSYKQSSSSSSDPNDSPFVSETEYQPQPPNEKLLTNLDNSDASQVSPDDCGECITSMTDNEEENNEKERDCGEYITSMEKDNEEENNEKECDCVENKNSSVNEENCAAITDQINIEDSGNSHLSPTDDKNCGSSVENTSGNSTDHSDKETFANEQSSSKNGICSLSEDATSVDVTNSDQGIGEIKYLGSPSNEDWTEMENKALVEGQNPEKYETVEFTETMENSEPVPACEGNTPSNEDSAEMENKALVEDQNPEQYETVELTETMENPEQVPACEGKIEKQSPVKSPEQSAVSTPPKSKMSSESIISEQLKEMESAEVKDGSDEENHTSDCKSDIAGESFVEVPGKSMDNSDLVSKMSLKNINPEIFKKMGPLKVLCVEKTSDSKSFIVQQYAETPEIFMENNNSKSEKASEDIKTEQFEMGSTKAIGVPEQISDCKTDTGQQSSVQDPGKFMENDNLKGEFSFGNIKAEQFEIDLEQGLSKPSPAPDSKNDIDQPLSDHRARNISQGESLKRVISDEPDHNQMTAEIHEASDDKRTKSALFSDGTGSSSAVDFNADNTEVVAMECDSPINDHQVSEGEHESQKTSKVNEVSSAFSVGADHTILMPDSTVENTNKESAVQGPPEIELKKNVELKGIDVPRRKSRFHAATTTWSPERERKVEQKRSRSKSLERSGSGSRSQRKSRSQSRGQSVSKLRGRSRSRGRSRSRSRGRSVSRSRGRSGSKSRGRSGSKSRGRSGSKSRGRSGSRSRGRSRSRSRGRSKSGGRSSSKLRGRSRSRSGGKDHHSHSDKPVLERNRSKGDDSDRSNQASPSPRKKSRSPSKERDKEEPSSEVEKREAEAERGRKIRVRSRSRSRSRKRYDSGDKEEQVSFSPGRRDRYMDDNWRNIRGKERPRMNDRGRPRGYDRFRNDSRSREFPQTNRYPDEQSTLSTNEYIDDRNPDWVMEQLQAPSDVSMRENEYRNDVKWEENRYERDDSWGNRNFGWKRGRGHFRGGSFHGDQSELPWQNRRPNFSGEQNNSGKYQGTGPRRYNDHQQNRWRGRGDSNASSEVRDRSGWSSFSSWNARKTLPADVQNYYANRGRQASSAQSSWRGPEEEQYQAPAEQDSSHGVPAFGDQANQQMNGSQQPVNMMHPPVLPQPMNAPPQPMNVFPYPINVHQPPPLMHFHNPYIHPPPPLNVHAGIPAVQPTMAGNLPNSPPPPPPPPPPAQSVNYAIQQHDMAQPQIIPPPCSVPEVDLQSSTASIPIPTGVSGKTLQVPLSIDISSSTFQSVQQVFAALSNSKPTLERERESLKDEFETEKPKKDKKCTIQERAVEEVKLAIKPYYQKKDITKDEYKEIVRKAVDKVCHSKSGEVIPGKVANLVKAYVEKYKHARKGNPKQTPEECSIIGNKSF
- the scaf11 gene encoding uncharacterized protein scaf11 isoform X3, which codes for MGRKTLTGSAAAPEKDEDLEGGENDQECADNGVFAPTTGQIDWCPICLNHFVEQEVAVPESCSHIFCLRCILAWAEKRGCCPIDRKPFSVIYQQANIKSNAKLPMKQSFSKDSREQKEDSNEEHCHSVTRGDIVLNDGLCTCLTGKCERNCAAWQQTEFCEIQSVLIMTCDKRNRTSKKSKNKINRKTCYQLCVRNDLNSFCPQYEKSEMSHSQAEDCTEFVDMYEISPLIRQKRRGPESLRLLWRAASTALTTGILRCGIDFSSIEYDEAATALPLRDLMSETPFPSNLLALGRSVHFPGKKCALAGTRGGGEKKNISGASGSTNAGNNEASQGRRRSMRISKAEKLDKSASSTQKPQSSPGTSVPKTSPECGGTPPKRGGKQKAKRKSETEQSKIPPDKKKTRVTRSSYKQSSSSSSDPNDSPFVSETEYQPQPPNEKLLTNLDNSDASQVSPDDCGECITSMTDNEEENNEKERDCGEYITSMEKDNEEENNEKECDCVENKNSSVNEENCAAITDQINIEDSGNSHLSPTDDKNCGSSVENTSGNSTDHSDKETFANEQSSSKNGICSLSEDATSVDVTNSDQGIGEIKYLGSPSNEDWTEMENKALVEGQNPEKYETVEFTETMENSEPVPACEGNTPSNEDSAEMENKALVEDQNPEQYETVELTETMENPEQVPACEGKIEKQSPVKSPEQSAVSTPPKSKMSSESIISEQLKEMESAEVKDGSDEENHTSDCKSDIAGESFVEVPGKSMDNSDLVSKMSLKNINPEIFKKMGPLKVLCVEKTSDSKSFIVQQYAETPEIFMENNNSKSEKASEDIKTEQFEMGSTKAIGVPEQISDCKTDTGQQSSVQDPGKFMENDNLKGEFSFGNIKAEQFEIDLEQGLSKPSPAPDSKNDIDQPLSDHRARNISQGESLKRVISDEPDHNQMTAEIHEASDDKRTKSALFSDGTGSSSAVDFNADNTEVVAMECDSPINDHQVSEGEHESQKTSKVNEVSSAFSVGADHTILMPDSTVENTNKESAVQGPPEIELKKNVELKGIDVPRRKSRFHAATTTWSPERERKVEQKRSRSKSLERSGSGSRSQRKSRSQSRGQSVSKLRGRSRSRGRSRSRSRGRSVSRSRGRSGSKSRGRSGSKSRGRSGSKSRGRSGSRSRGRSRSRSRGRSKSGGRSSSKLRGRSRSRSGGKDHHSHSDKPVLERNRSKGDDSDRSNQASPSPRKKSRSPSKERDKEEPSSEVEKREAEAERGRKIRVRSRSRSRSRKRYDSGDKEEQVSFSPGRRDRYMDDNWRNIRGKERPRMNDRGRPRGYDRFRNDSRSREFPQTNRYPDEQSTLSTNEYIDDRNPDWVMEQLQAPSDVSMRENEYRNDVKWEENRYERDDSWGNRNFGWKRGRGHFRGGSFHGDQSELPWQNRRPNFSGEQNNSGKYQGTGPRRYNDHQQNRWRGRGDSNASSEVRDRSGWSSFSSWNARKTLPADVQNYYANRGRQASSAQSSWRGPEEEQYQAPAEQDSSHGVPAFGDQANQQMNGSQQPVNMMHPPVLPQPMNAPPQPMNVFPYPINVHQPPPLMHFHNPYIHPPPPLNVHAGIPAVQPTMAGNLPNSPPPPPPPPPPAQSVNYAIQQHDMAQPQKCTIQERAVEEVKLAIKPYYQKKDITKDEYKEIVRKAVDKVCHSKSGEVIPGKVANLVKAYVEKYKHARKGNPKQTPEECSIIGNKSF
- the scaf11 gene encoding uncharacterized protein scaf11 isoform X2 codes for the protein MGRKTLTGSAAAPEKDEDLEGGENDQECADNGVFAPTTGQIDWCPICLNHFVEQEVAVPESCSHIFCLRCILAWAELPMKQSFSKDSREQKEDSNEEHCHSVTRGDIVLNDGLCTCLTGKCERNCAAWQQTEFCEIQSVLIMTCDKRNRTSKKSKNKINRKTCYQLCVRNDLNSFCPQYEKSEMSHSQAEDCTEFVDMYEISPLIRQKRRGPESLRLLWRAASTALTTGILRCGIDFSSIEYDEAATALPLRDLMSETPFPSNLLALGRSVHFPGKKCALAGTRGGGEKKNISGASGSTNAGNNEASQGRRRSMRISKAEKLDKSASSTQKPQSSPGTSVPKTSPECGGTPPKRGGKQKAKRKSETEQSKIPPDKKKTRVTRSSYKQSSSSSSDPNDSPFVSETEYQPQPPNEKLLTNLDNSDASQVSPDDCGECITSMTDNEEENNEKERDCGEYITSMEKDNEEENNEKECDCVENKNSSVNEENCAAITDQINIEDSGNSHLSPTDDKNCGSSVENTSGNSTDHSDKETFANEQSSSKNGICSLSEDATSVDVTNSDQGIGEIKYLGSPSNEDWTEMENKALVEGQNPEKYETVEFTETMENSEPVPACEGNTPSNEDSAEMENKALVEDQNPEQYETVELTETMENPEQVPACEGKIEKQSPVKSPEQSAVSTPPKSKMSSESIISEQLKEMESAEVKDGSDEENHTSDCKSDIAGESFVEVPGKSMDNSDLVSKMSLKNINPEIFKKMGPLKVLCVEKTSDSKSFIVQQYAETPEIFMENNNSKSEKASEDIKTEQFEMGSTKAIGVPEQISDCKTDTGQQSSVQDPGKFMENDNLKGEFSFGNIKAEQFEIDLEQGLSKPSPAPDSKNDIDQPLSDHRARNISQGESLKRVISDEPDHNQMTAEIHEASDDKRTKSALFSDGTGSSSAVDFNADNTEVVAMECDSPINDHQVSEGEHESQKTSKVNEVSSAFSVGADHTILMPDSTVENTNKESAVQGPPEIELKKNVELKGIDVPRRKSRFHAATTTWSPERERKVEQKRSRSKSLERSGSGSRSQRKSRSQSRGQSVSKLRGRSRSRGRSRSRSRGRSVSRSRGRSGSKSRGRSGSKSRGRSGSKSRGRSGSRSRGRSRSRSRGRSKSGGRSSSKLRGRSRSRSGGKDHHSHSDKPVLERNRSKGDDSDRSNQASPSPRKKSRSPSKERDKEEPSSEVEKREAEAERGRKIRVRSRSRSRSRKRYDSGDKEEQVSFSPGRRDRYMDDNWRNIRGKERPRMNDRGRPRGYDRFRNDSRSREFPQTNRYPDEQSTLSTNEYIDDRNPDWVMEQLQAPSDVSMRENEYRNDVKWEENRYERDDSWGNRNFGWKRGRGHFRGGSFHGDQSELPWQNRRPNFSGEQNNSGKYQGTGPRRYNDHQQNRWRGRGDSNASSEVRDRSGWSSFSSWNARKTLPADVQNYYANRGRQASSAQSSWRGPEEEQYQAPAEQDSSHGVPAFGDQANQQMNGSQQPVNMMHPPVLPQPMNAPPQPMNVFPYPINVHQPPPLMHFHNPYIHPPPPLNVHAGIPAVQPTMAGNLPNSPPPPPPPPPPAQSVNYAIQQHDMAQPQIIPPPCSVPEVDLQSSTASIPIPTGVSGKTLQVPLSIDISSSTFQSVQQVFAALSNSKPTLERERESLKDEFETEKPKKDKKCTIQERAVEEVKLAIKPYYQKKDITKDEYKEIVRKAVDKVCHSKSGEVIPGKVANLVKAYVEKYKHARKGNPKQTPEECSIIGNKSF